One stretch of Malus domestica chromosome 14, GDT2T_hap1 DNA includes these proteins:
- the LOC103415088 gene encoding homeobox-leucine zipper protein ATHB-22-like: MDWKTSLRHLVSRPEPSSGFLYNYNCYDHYSPGMEMKHQAMISETSSKGGLVPGLMDRNNHQSGYGCSSQDKKKRLTSDQLESLERSFEEEIKLDPVRKMKLSRELGLQPRQIAVWFQNRRARWKAKQLERLYDALKQEYDVVSKEKQKLQEEVMKLKTILRDEVARKQVSTRYIEISGEETVESTSVAIRSANKAGGKNQHQIAECNYLYINIEEYNPVSPPFWGNLPSYP; encoded by the exons ATGGATTGGAAAACCAGTTTGAGACACCTTGTTTCTCGACCAGAACCTTCCTCTGGCTTCCTTTACAACTATAACTGCTATGACCACTATTCTCctg gAATGGAGATGAAGCATCAAGCAATGATATCTGAGACATCATCGAAAGGAGGCTTGGTTCCTGGATTAATGGACAGAAATAATCATCAGAGCGGTTATGGGTGCTCTAGTCAAGACAAAAAGAAGAGACTGACGAGCGATCAGTTGGAGTCACTGGAGAGGAGCTTTGAGGAGGAGATTAAGCTGGATCCTGTTAGGAAGATGAAGCTTTCAAGAGAGCTCGGCTTGCAGCCTAGGCAGATTGCAGTTTGGTTCCAAAACCGAAGAGCTAGGTGGAAGGCTAAGCAGCTTGAGCGCTTGTATGACGCTCTCAAACAAGAGTATGATGTTGTCTCCAAAGAGAAGCAAAAGCTTCAAGAAGAG GTCATGAAGCTGAAGACAATCCTAAGAGATGAAGTTGCTAGGAAGCAAGTTTCCACCCGCTACATTGAAATCTCTGGTGAAGAGACGGTAGAAAGCACGTCGGTTGCTATTCGAAGCGCTAACAAGGCAGGAGGGAAAAACCAACATCAGATTGCAGAATGCAACTATCTCTACATTAATATTGAGGAATATAACCCAGTATCACCACCTTTCTGGGGAAATCTGCCTTCTTATCCCTAA
- the LOC139191172 gene encoding secreted RxLR effector protein 161-like, with amino-acid sequence MGTNKEIINWTKKILKSSFNMKDLGLADVILCIKIKQNQEGYILTQSHYIEATFRKYGHLESKDAITPFDANSKLKKNSGDAISQRERSQVIGSLLYIMNYTRPDVAYAVSRLSRYTCNPGHDHWEALIRVLRYLKYTMNYGLHYTRYPHVLEGFTDANWIFDSTDMKSTSGYVFTLGGVAIPWKSSKQTCIARSMMESEFIALDKAREEAEWLRDFLEDVPILPDVGRIR; translated from the coding sequence ATGGGAACTAACAAAGAGATAATAAATTGGACCAAGAAGATATTGAAATCAAGTTTCAatatgaaagatcttggtcTAGCTGATGTGATTCTTTGtataaaaatcaaacaaaaccaaGAAGGTTATATTCTGACACAATCCCATTATATAGAAGCTACATTTAGGAAGTATGGTCATTTGGAAAGTAAAGATGCAATTACTCCTTTTGACGCAAATAGCAAACTAAAGAAAAATAGTGGTGATGCTATATCTCAACGTGAGCGCTCACAAGTTATTGGAAGCCTTTTGTACATTATGAACTATACAAGGCCTGATGTAGCATATGCAGTGAGTAGACTAAGTAGATATACATGCAATCCTGGGCATGATCATTGGGAAGCTTTAATTCGAGTATTGAGATACTTAAAGTATACAATGAATTATGGATTGCATTATACGAGGTATCCTCATGTGCTTGAAGGATTTACTGATGCGAATTGGATATTCGATAGTACTGATATGAAATCCACAAGTGGTTATGTATTTACTTTGGGAGGAGTAGCAATACCTTGGAAATCTTCCAAACAAACGTGCATAGCCCGATCAATGATGGAATCAGAATTTATAGCTCTCGATAAGGCTAGAGAAGAAGCTGAGTGGCTAAGAGattttttggaagatgttcccaTATTGCCTGATGTAGGGCGCATCAgatag